The genomic region CAGATACGTTAGTTAATGTATCTGAAACCCCTTATATAGTGCTAATGCTATTTTTTTTAGCTACAGCTGTACTTACTAACTTTATGTCAAATACAGCAACTGCTGCTGTATTTGCCCCTATCGGAATCACCGTAGCTGAATCGTTACAGGTTAGTCCTTATCCATTTGTTATGGCTATTGCGATAGGGGCCTCATGCTGCTTTTTAACTCCCATAGCCACACCACCTAACACTATTGTTTTAGGCCCGGCGGGATATAGTTTTAAAGACTATTTTAAAGCAGGATGGCCGCTGCAGCTACTCACCTTTATTATTTCCATGATAGTGATTCCCATTGTTTTTCCATTTTAAAAAAGCTTGAAGTTTTCGCTTTACACAAAAAGAACACCTAAAGGGCATACGCTCCCTTAGGTGTTCCTTTTATTATACGTTAAACCTAAATAACACTACATCTCCATCTTTCATGATATAATCTTTGCCTTCTACGCGAACAAGTCCTTTTTCTTTAGCCGTGGTCATACTGCCTCCATGAGCCATTAAATCATCAAAGGCAATTACTTCAGCCCTTATAAATCCTCTTTCTATGTCTGTGTGAATTTTACCGGCTGCTTGAGGTGCAGCTGTTCCTTTTTTGATTGTCCAAGCCCTTGACTCCATAGGACCAGCAGTTAAAAAGCTAATTAGGCCGAGTAAACTGTAGCTAGCGTGGATAAGCTTATCAAGTCCTGAGTGCTCTAAACCTAAATCGCTTAAAAACTCTTGGCGTTCCTCACAATCAAGCTGGGCTATCTCTTGCTCTATTTGCGCACTAATTACAATAACTTCAGCATCTTCTGTGGAGGCAAAATCTCTAACTTGAGCAACATTTCCATTATTTACTCCGTCATCAGCTAAATCATCTTCAGATACATTAGCCACATATATAATGGGCTTTGAGCTAAGTAAGTTGAAGCTTTTGACAAGGTCAGCATCTTCCTTTGATAGATCTAGCGTTCTTGCAGATTTACCTTCTTCTAGCACTTGAACCACTTGTTCAATAACTTTAACTTCATGGGCAGCAGCTTTATCGGCTTTTGCCTGCTTTCTTGTTTTCTCCATTCTTCTTTCAAGCATTTCTATATCTGAGAAAATTAACTCTAAATTAATAGTTTCGATATCCCTAATAGGGTTAACACTACCATCAACATGAACCACATTTCCATCGTCGAAACATCTTACTACATGAACAATGGCTTCCACTTCACGAATGTTAGCTAAAAACTTGTTACCTAAACCTTCACCTTTGCTGGCTCCTTTAACAAGGCCAGCGATATCAAAAAATTCTATAGCAGTTGGCACAGTTTTTTCTGATTTATAGATCTCAGCCAGTTTGTCTAAACGACTGTCTGGGACAGCTACAACCCCAACATTTGGTTCGATAGTGCAAAAAGGGTAGTTAGCTGACTCTGCTCCTGCTTCCGTTATGGCATTAAATAGAGTGCTTTTGCCTACATTTGGTAGTCCAACGATTCCTAGTTTCATTTCATCTATCCTTTCTAATATATAAAATATTCTATACAATTTGATTATAAACTTTTTCACAACAACTTTAAATTATAATATATATCCTATAAACTAGCAACCCTTAGGCTAATTTAAGTAGTCAGCTTAGCCAAAAAACTTTTCGGGATCAAAGGTCTTTTTCCAATATACTTTATTCACAGCTACCATTAACAGAATATAAGCCATCACACTGTACTTAAAATGCAAACTTATTAAGTGTATAAGCAAAAGTACTAAAGTTGTACCTATGGTTGTAAGAACTTGCATGGTCTGATTAGTTTTTACATCTTGGAATTTCAAAGTAAAGGGCATGTGTTTATCTGAAATGTTGAATAAAACCAAAATGATAAATACAGTATTTAAGAAAATTAACAGGAGGTTTAAGATAGAAGAAGCCCCAATAACCAGTATAAAGAAGGAGCTAGCTATCATAAATGCTGGTAGAATATATTGAATGATTAAAGATTTAACAGCACCGCTATGAATATAGGCCATAGGACCTGTAGGGATAACCCTGTACATCCAAGCAGCTTTATAACTATCACTGGTTGCTAAAAGAGATAAAGAACTGCTAAACAATATTATTGAAAAGTACATGTACAGAAAGTAATTTCCACCTTTCATAGCCTGAATACCTTCTCTAATAGATTCTCCACCTATCACATTATTAAGCAAAAAAATTAAAGGGAAAAAAGCTCCTAATGCTAGGTTGGGATACATCCTAAGTTTGAAGTTTCGTTCC from Proteinivorax hydrogeniformans harbors:
- the ychF gene encoding redox-regulated ATPase YchF, coding for MKLGIVGLPNVGKSTLFNAITEAGAESANYPFCTIEPNVGVVAVPDSRLDKLAEIYKSEKTVPTAIEFFDIAGLVKGASKGEGLGNKFLANIREVEAIVHVVRCFDDGNVVHVDGSVNPIRDIETINLELIFSDIEMLERRMEKTRKQAKADKAAAHEVKVIEQVVQVLEEGKSARTLDLSKEDADLVKSFNLLSSKPIIYVANVSEDDLADDGVNNGNVAQVRDFASTEDAEVIVISAQIEQEIAQLDCEERQEFLSDLGLEHSGLDKLIHASYSLLGLISFLTAGPMESRAWTIKKGTAAPQAAGKIHTDIERGFIRAEVIAFDDLMAHGGSMTTAKEKGLVRVEGKDYIMKDGDVVLFRFNV